A genomic segment from Salvia splendens isolate huo1 chromosome 13, SspV2, whole genome shotgun sequence encodes:
- the LOC121761174 gene encoding UDP-glycosyltransferase 91C1-like, whose product MEEQAKNLHIVMFPWLAIGHLKPFFELAKYLARKGHKITFISTPINLQKTAKLPRNLSHLIDPVAIPFPPVDHLPPNAESSLDVPHAMRKLLKVAFDMLQPKLRSYLENMRPKPDWIIYDFASHWLPRIAEELAIKRAYFSIFCAVFMAFLGPPSALLSEEHARVTAEDFTVVPEWLPASSGMAFRHYEMARYLEKDPNEDEYDSGMTDWTRFALTVNGSDIVIFKSCDEFETEWLETVRRLYQKPVFAVGVLPPGYEECVDDDTEWSRIREFLDLHKEGSLVYVAFGSEVVLTYKETQDLALGLEKCGSPFFWVLNKGYEKLPEGFGDRVRDRGAVYSKWAPQFKILGHVAVGGFLTHCGWSSAAEALGLGRVLILLPFMNDQGINCRLLEAKKVGIEIPRNEVDGAFTSDAVAETVRTALVGEEGRSVRENARKMKELFGSESRSNSYVDTLLHHMIQTNGF is encoded by the exons ATGGAAGAGCAAGCCAAGAATCTCCACATAGTGATGTTTCCATGGCTAGCAATAGGCCATCTTAAGCCATTTTTCGAGCTAGCGAAATACTTAGCTCGAAAAGGCCACAAAATCACATTCATCTCGACCCCAATCAACCTTCAAAAAACAGCCAAATTGCCTCGAAATCTCTCCCACCTCATCGACCCGGTCGCCATCCCCTTTCCTCCGGTCGACCACCTCCCGCCCAACGCGGAGTCCTCCTTGGACGTGCCTCACGCCATGCGAAAGCTGCTCAAGGTGGCCTTTGATATGCTCCAGCCGAAGCTGCGTTCTTATCTCGAGAACATGAGGCCTAAGCCCGATTGGATCATCTACGACTTCGCCTCCCACTGGCTACCTCGAATCGCAGAGGAACTCGCCATCAAGAGGGCCTACTTCAGCATCTTCTGCGCCGTGTTTATGGCGTTTCTCGGGCCTCCGTCCGCGCTGTTGAGCGAGGAACACGCCAGGGTCACTGCGGAAGACTTTACAGTCGTGCCCGAGTGGCTCCCTGCCTCCTCCGGCATGGCTTTCCGCCACTATGAAATGGCTAGGTACCTCGAAAAAG ATCCCAATGAGGACGAGTACGACTCGGGCATGACGGACTGGACCCGGTTTGCCCTTACCGTTAATGGTAGCGACATAGTCATCTTCAAATCATGCGACGAGTTCGAGACGGAGTGGTTGGAAACCGTCCGCCGCCTCTACCAGAAGCCGGTCTTCGCGGTCGGGGTTCTCCCACCGGGATATGAAGAATGTGTAGACGACGATACGGAGTGGTCGAGGATCCGAGAGTTCCTCGACCTTCACAAGGAGGGCTCATTAGTGTATGTTGCATTTGGATCTGAAGTTGTACTAACATATAAAGAAACACAAGATTTGGCCCTTGGATTGGAGAAATGTGGATCACCTTTCTTTTGGGTGTTGAACAAAGGCTATGAGAAGCTTCCCGAAGGATTCGGAGACAGAGTTCGAGACCGTGGCGCCGTTTACTCGAAATGGGCGCCGCAGTTCAAGATTCTCGGCCATGTGGCAGTCGGGGGATTCTTGACGCACTGCGGATGGAGCTCGGCAGCAGAGGCACTAGGGCTCGGACGGGTGCTGATTCTGCTCCCGTTCATGAATGATCAGGGGATTAACTGTAGGCTCCTGGAGGCGAAGAAAGTGGGGATCGAAATACCAAGAAACGAGGTCGATGGAGCGTTCACAAGCGATGCGGTGGCGGAGACGGTGAGGACGGCATTGGTGGGGGAAGAGGGCAGATCAGTGAGAGAGAATGCAAGAAAGATGAAGGAATTGTTTGGGAGTGAGAGCAGAAGCAACTCTTATGTTGACACATTACTTCATCACATGATTCAGACAAATGGGTTCTGA
- the LOC121761131 gene encoding uncharacterized protein At2g27730, mitochondrial-like isoform X2 has protein sequence MALRSVVSCSRVCRLMESSGRSSLRYFSESKGRVLSEEERAVETVYIQKMEREKLEKLRKKKWEQERADKNKSEKAEEGPHKM, from the exons ATGGCGCTGAGATCAGTCGTTTCGTGTAGTAGAGTGTGTCGTTTAATGGAAAGCAGCGGTCGGTCGAGCCTTCGCTATTTCAGCGAAAGCAAAGGGCGTGTGTtaagtgaagaagaaagagctgTGGAGACTGTTTATATTCAg AAAATGGAGAGGGAAAAGTTGGAGAAgctgaggaagaagaaatgggAGCAAGAGAGAGCTGACAAGAACAAGTCTGAAAAg GCCGAGGAAGGTCCTCACAAGATGTGA
- the LOC121761131 gene encoding uncharacterized protein At2g27730, mitochondrial-like isoform X1 — MALRSVVSCSRVCRLMESSGRSSLRYFSESKGRVLSEEERAVETVYIQKMEREKLEKLRKKKWEQERADKNKSEKKAEEGPHKM; from the exons ATGGCGCTGAGATCAGTCGTTTCGTGTAGTAGAGTGTGTCGTTTAATGGAAAGCAGCGGTCGGTCGAGCCTTCGCTATTTCAGCGAAAGCAAAGGGCGTGTGTtaagtgaagaagaaagagctgTGGAGACTGTTTATATTCAg AAAATGGAGAGGGAAAAGTTGGAGAAgctgaggaagaagaaatgggAGCAAGAGAGAGCTGACAAGAACAAGTCTGAAAAg AAGGCCGAGGAAGGTCCTCACAAGATGTGA
- the LOC121759974 gene encoding transcription factor SRM1-like codes for MNLHQNIIMYGGIDGMSCGAAAWSRQEDKVFEQALVEFPEGFGDRWRAIAEHLPGKSPEEVEAHYEALLYDIAEIDSGRVELPSYSDESIGWESDRSRSGTPGQISFGAPGNRSRQLDVERKKGTPWTEDEHRLFLIGLDRYGKGDWRSISRNVVVTRTPTQVASHAQKYFLRHTSGKKERKRSSIHDITTAMDSLTVPPPAPTSLPSQGGYQAFNFSMPR; via the exons ATGAATCTCCACCAAAACATCATCATGTACGGCGGCATCGACGGGATGAGCTGCGGCGCGGCGGCGTGGAGCAGGCAGGAGGACAAGGTCTTCGAGCAGGCGCTGGTGGAGTTCCCGGAGGGATTCGGCGATCGGTGGCGCGCGATCGCCGAGCATCTGCCGGGGAAGTCGCCGGAGGAGGTGGAGGCGCATTACGAGGCGCTGCTGTATGATATTGCGGAGATTGACTCGGGGAGGGTTGAGCTGCCGAGCTACTCGGATGAGTCGATTGGGTGGGAGAGCGACCGCTCGAGGTCGGGGACGCCTGGTCAGATCTCGTTCGGCGCGCCGGGGAATCGGAGCCGGCAGTTGGATGTGGAGAGGAAGAAAGGCACGCCGTGGACTGAAGATGAACAcag GTTGTTTTTAATTGGACTTGATCGGTATGGAAAAGGCGACTGGAGAAGCATATCAAGAAACGTAGTGGTCACGAGAACTCCAACCCAAGTAGCTAGCCATGCCCAAAAGTATTTTCTCCGTCACACCTCAGGCAAGAAGGAAAGGAAAAGGTCTAGCATTCACGATATAACTACCGCCATGGACAGTTTAACTGTTCCTCCTCCCGCGCCCACGAGTCTGCCTAGTCAAGGAGGGTACCAAGCCTTTAACTTCTCCATGCCGAGGTGA